In a genomic window of Schistocerca gregaria isolate iqSchGreg1 chromosome 5, iqSchGreg1.2, whole genome shotgun sequence:
- the LOC126272834 gene encoding uncharacterized protein LOC126272834: MWTIFIGFSSLIGVVVVILVICSYCPGCNLYKRRNNWTVYKRFGSGDTSSGREKKGRVNKGVKKTKTSVPSLNQIPSVTVVASQPVQVNFPQSYTPEQIMGHAVYNQLPQPQAVMQSPQSPPHCIVAVAYDSRRIQLAHNPIYRQ, from the exons ATGTGGACCATTTTCATTGGTTTTTCTTCACTGATTGGAGTTGTAGTTGTAATTTTGGTAATCTGTTCATACTGCCCAGGTTGTAATCTGTATAAGCGAAGAAACAACTGGACTGTTTACAAGC GCTTTGGCAGCGGTGATACCTCATCTGGGCGAGAAAAGAAGGGTAGAGTTAACAAAG GTGTCAAAAAGACAAAAACTTCAGTGCCTTCATTAAACCAGATACCGTCTGTAACAGTTGTTGCAAGTCAACCTGTGCAAGTGAATTTTCCACAGTCGTATACTCCAGAACAAATTATGGGGCACGCTGTGTACAATCAATTACCTCAGCCACAAG CTGTCATGCAGTCTCCGCAGTCTCCACCACACTGTATTGTAGCAGTTGCATATGATTCTCGTCGTATACAGTTAGCACATAACCCTATATACCGACAGTAA